One genomic segment of Novisyntrophococcus fermenticellae includes these proteins:
- the purB gene encoding adenylosuccinate lyase, whose amino-acid sequence MSQTDRYTSPLSERYASKEMQYVFSQDMKFKTWRKLWIALAETEKELGLPITQEQIDELKQYQDEINYDVARAREKEVRHDVMSHVYAYGVQAPKAKGIIHLGATSCYVGDNTDIIVMNEALKLVKKKLVNVIAELAKFAEAYKAQPTLAFTHFQPAQPTTVGKRATLWMQEFCMDLEDLEYVQSTLKLLGSKGTTGTQASFLELFDQDQETIDKIDPMIAEKMGFPACYAVSGQTYSRKVDTRVLNILAGIAASAHKFSNDIRLLQHLKEVEEPFEKSQIGSSAMAYKRNPMRSERIASLSRYVMVDALNPAITSATQWFERTLDDSANKRLSIPEGFLAVDGILDLCLNVVDGLVVYPKVIEKRLMSELPFMATENIMMDAVKAGGDRQELHERIRELSMIAGKHVKEEGRDNDLLDLIAADPMFNLTREDLEATMDPAKYTGRSAVQVDAFLKNIIQPLLEENKDLLGIKAEIHV is encoded by the coding sequence ATGAGCCAAACTGATAGATATACAAGTCCTTTATCCGAGCGTTATGCAAGCAAAGAAATGCAGTACGTATTTTCACAGGATATGAAATTCAAGACCTGGAGAAAATTGTGGATTGCACTGGCTGAGACGGAAAAAGAACTGGGACTGCCGATTACCCAGGAACAGATTGATGAGCTGAAACAATACCAGGATGAGATTAACTATGATGTGGCAAGGGCGCGGGAAAAAGAGGTGCGTCATGACGTAATGTCTCATGTCTATGCTTATGGGGTACAGGCCCCTAAGGCGAAAGGCATTATCCATCTGGGTGCCACAAGCTGTTATGTTGGTGACAATACAGACATTATTGTGATGAATGAAGCCTTAAAGCTGGTAAAGAAAAAATTGGTGAACGTAATCGCAGAGCTGGCAAAGTTTGCTGAGGCATACAAGGCACAGCCGACACTTGCTTTTACACATTTTCAGCCGGCACAGCCCACTACAGTGGGAAAACGGGCTACCTTGTGGATGCAGGAATTCTGTATGGATCTGGAAGATCTCGAATATGTACAAAGTACTTTGAAGCTGCTTGGAAGCAAGGGAACTACGGGAACACAAGCTAGCTTCCTGGAATTATTTGACCAGGATCAGGAGACTATCGATAAGATTGACCCTATGATTGCGGAAAAGATGGGATTTCCGGCCTGCTATGCGGTATCCGGGCAGACCTATTCCAGAAAAGTGGATACAAGAGTGCTGAATATTTTGGCGGGCATAGCAGCCAGTGCTCATAAATTTTCTAATGATATCCGCCTGCTCCAGCATCTGAAAGAAGTGGAAGAACCCTTTGAAAAGAGTCAGATAGGCTCCTCTGCCATGGCATATAAGAGGAATCCCATGCGCAGTGAGCGCATTGCCTCTCTGTCCCGTTATGTGATGGTCGATGCGCTGAATCCGGCAATCACGTCCGCAACCCAGTGGTTTGAAAGAACACTGGACGATTCTGCAAATAAGCGTCTCAGCATTCCGGAAGGTTTTCTGGCTGTCGACGGCATTCTGGATCTCTGCCTGAACGTGGTGGATGGTCTTGTAGTTTATCCGAAGGTTATCGAGAAGCGTCTGATGTCTGAACTGCCATTCATGGCGACAGAGAATATTATGATGGATGCGGTAAAGGCCGGCGGTGACCGCCAGGAACTTCATGAGCGTATCCGTGAGCTGTCTATGATTGCGGGAAAGCATGTGAAGGAAGAGGGACGTGACAATGATCTGCTCGATCTTATCGCAGCCGATCCGATGTTCAACTTAACAAGAGAGGATCTGGAAGCAACCATGGATCCGGCCAAATATACCGGACGGTCTGCGGTACAGGTGGATGCATTTCTTAAAAATATAATTCAGCCGTTGCTGGAAGAAAATAAGGACTTGCTGGGAATAAAAGCAGAGATTCACGTATAA
- the purC gene encoding phosphoribosylaminoimidazolesuccinocarboxamide synthase — MEKKEQLYEGKAKKVFATENPEIVIVDYKDDATAFNGEKKGTIMGKGVINNRMSNYVFGKLEKEGIPTHLVEELSDRETAVKKVSIVPLEVIVRNVAAGSFSKRMGVEEGRELLCPILEFSYKDDDLGDPFINDDYALALGLATQKEIDTIKGYTKKINEFLKAYFLNAGMKLIDFKIEFGRLSDGTIILADEISPDTCRLWDVDTNEKLDKDRFRRDMGNVEEAYNEVFKRLGLA; from the coding sequence ATGGAGAAAAAAGAGCAGCTTTACGAAGGAAAGGCAAAAAAAGTATTTGCAACCGAGAATCCGGAAATAGTTATTGTAGACTACAAAGATGATGCAACTGCCTTCAATGGGGAGAAAAAAGGAACCATTATGGGAAAAGGTGTCATCAATAACCGTATGTCTAACTATGTCTTTGGAAAACTGGAAAAGGAAGGCATTCCGACACACCTGGTCGAAGAGTTAAGTGACCGCGAGACAGCTGTTAAGAAAGTGAGCATCGTTCCGCTGGAAGTAATTGTACGCAATGTGGCAGCGGGAAGCTTCTCCAAGCGGATGGGAGTAGAGGAAGGAAGAGAATTACTCTGCCCGATACTGGAGTTCAGTTACAAGGATGATGATCTCGGTGATCCGTTCATTAATGATGACTACGCGCTGGCTCTTGGTCTGGCTACTCAGAAAGAGATTGACACCATAAAAGGATATACAAAAAAAATCAATGAATTCTTAAAAGCATATTTCCTGAATGCAGGTATGAAGCTGATAGATTTTAAAATCGAATTTGGCCGTCTGTCTGATGGAACGATTATCCTGGCAGATGAGATTTCACCGGATACCTGCCGTCTGTGGGACGTGGATACCAACGAAAAGCTGGATAAGGACCGTTTTCGCAGGGACATGGGGAACGTAGAAGAGGCTTATAACGAAGTATTTAAACGTTTGGGCCTTGCATAA
- a CDS encoding amino acid ABC transporter ATP-binding protein — MNYLEMKHIKKQFDGLEVLHDISLQVLEGQVTAIIGPSGSGKSTLLRCATMLEEMDDGELFYLGEQAVKSVDGHAVYAKTADLKKLQQYYGLVFQNFNLFPHYSVLKNIMDAPVRVQKRKKEEAKKQAVELLAKMGLSDKANAYPYQLSGGQQQRVSIARALAMNPRILFFDEPTSALDPELTGEILKVIRELAAEHMTMVIVTHEMEFARNVANHIIFMENGVIVEEGTPEQVFSSDNARMQSFLGKIRQD; from the coding sequence ATGAATTATCTTGAAATGAAGCATATAAAAAAGCAATTTGACGGACTGGAGGTTTTGCATGACATTTCCCTTCAAGTCCTGGAGGGGCAGGTCACGGCAATTATCGGGCCCTCAGGTTCGGGGAAATCCACATTACTAAGATGTGCCACGATGCTGGAGGAGATGGACGACGGGGAGCTTTTCTATCTTGGAGAGCAGGCGGTGAAAAGCGTGGATGGGCACGCAGTTTATGCAAAAACGGCCGATTTAAAAAAACTGCAGCAATATTACGGCCTGGTCTTCCAGAATTTCAATTTATTCCCCCACTACAGTGTACTGAAAAATATCATGGATGCACCTGTGCGGGTACAGAAACGCAAAAAAGAAGAGGCAAAAAAGCAGGCAGTGGAACTGCTTGCCAAAATGGGTCTCTCCGATAAAGCCAATGCCTATCCTTATCAGCTGTCAGGTGGTCAGCAGCAGCGCGTATCCATTGCACGTGCGCTGGCCATGAACCCTAGGATACTATTCTTCGACGAACCGACTTCTGCGTTAGACCCTGAACTGACTGGTGAGATTTTGAAGGTTATCAGGGAGCTGGCAGCAGAACACATGACTATGGTAATCGTAACCCATGAGATGGAGTTTGCGAGAAACGTGGCAAATCACATCATTTTTATGGAGAACGGGGTAATCGTGGAGGAAGGGACTCCTGAACAGGTTTTTTCATCAGATAATGCAAGAATGCAGTCATTCCTTGGGAAAATCCGGCAGGATTGA
- a CDS encoding amino acid ABC transporter permease produces MNINFELLISKLGSGMLTSFWIFGVTLLFSLPLGLVIAFGRMARNSVIRTITKIYISIMRGTPLMLQLMLVYFGPFYIFQINISSSYRYMAVCIAFVLNYAAYFAEIYRSGIESMPVGQYEAAKLLGYNRAQTFFFIILPQVIKRILPSVTNEVITLVKDTSLAFVIAVAEMFTNAKALAASMSSVIPYVSAGVFYYVFNFLVAYIMEKLEKKLSYYR; encoded by the coding sequence ATGAATATTAATTTTGAACTTTTAATATCCAAACTGGGGTCAGGAATGCTGACCTCTTTCTGGATTTTTGGCGTAACACTGCTGTTTTCTCTGCCTCTTGGCCTTGTTATCGCATTTGGAAGGATGGCCAGAAATTCTGTCATCCGCACCATCACAAAGATATATATTTCCATCATGCGCGGAACACCACTGATGCTGCAGCTGATGCTGGTGTATTTTGGACCGTTTTATATCTTTCAGATTAACATCAGTTCCAGCTACCGATACATGGCAGTCTGTATTGCCTTTGTACTGAATTATGCTGCCTATTTTGCGGAGATTTACCGCAGCGGTATAGAATCTATGCCGGTGGGGCAGTATGAAGCTGCAAAACTGTTGGGCTACAATCGGGCACAGACCTTTTTTTTCATCATTCTTCCGCAGGTGATTAAGAGAATTTTGCCCTCTGTTACAAATGAGGTTATTACCTTAGTTAAGGATACATCTCTTGCTTTTGTTATTGCAGTGGCGGAGATGTTCACCAACGCAAAGGCTCTGGCAGCCAGTATGTCCAGTGTAATACCATATGTTTCAGCAGGAGTATTTTACTATGTATTCAATTTTCTGGTGGCATATATCATGGAAAAGCTGGAGAAGAAACTCAGCTATTATCGCTAG
- a CDS encoding amino acid ABC transporter substrate-binding protein has translation MKKKALSIFLACAMVTAFVGCGKESDNSGKSKPEASSKESESKSASETGSAEDGTFTVGFDQDFPPMGFVGDDGEFTGFDLELAAEVAKRLGMEIKYQPISWDSKDMELKSGTIDCIWNGFTINGREDAYAWTDAYMENDQVFVVRKDSGISATKDLEGKIVEVQADSSAEAALKDNQELSTSFGQLLTVADYLTAMMDLESGAVDAIAMDNVVASYQIQKTGKNFEILAEPIAAEQYGVGFRKDNTELRDKVQKALEETAADQTAAKISEKWFGKDITTIGK, from the coding sequence ATGAAAAAGAAAGCTTTAAGTATATTTCTGGCCTGTGCCATGGTGACGGCTTTTGTGGGCTGCGGCAAGGAATCAGATAATTCAGGAAAGAGCAAGCCGGAGGCATCATCAAAAGAATCAGAGAGTAAATCTGCTTCGGAAACAGGCTCTGCAGAAGACGGAACATTCACGGTGGGATTTGATCAGGATTTCCCTCCGATGGGATTTGTCGGGGATGACGGAGAATTTACAGGTTTTGACCTGGAACTGGCTGCAGAAGTGGCAAAGCGTCTTGGAATGGAAATCAAATATCAGCCGATTTCCTGGGATTCCAAGGATATGGAGCTGAAATCTGGAACCATTGACTGCATCTGGAACGGATTTACAATAAATGGACGTGAAGACGCCTATGCGTGGACGGATGCCTATATGGAAAACGATCAGGTATTTGTTGTAAGGAAGGATTCCGGGATTAGTGCGACGAAGGATTTGGAAGGTAAGATTGTAGAAGTTCAGGCGGACTCAAGCGCAGAAGCCGCATTAAAGGATAATCAGGAATTGAGCACTTCCTTTGGTCAGCTGCTGACAGTAGCAGATTATCTGACCGCTATGATGGATCTGGAATCCGGGGCGGTGGATGCCATCGCTATGGATAATGTCGTGGCCAGCTATCAGATTCAAAAGACGGGAAAGAACTTTGAAATCCTGGCTGAGCCCATTGCGGCGGAGCAGTACGGGGTTGGTTTCCGGAAGGATAATACGGAGCTCCGAGATAAAGTCCAGAAAGCACTGGAAGAAACTGCAGCGGATCAAACGGCAGCAAAAATTTCCGAGAAGTGGTTTGGAAAAGATATTACGACCATTGGAAAATAA
- a CDS encoding Uma2 family endonuclease, whose translation MPLPKEHTYTVEDIYNLSEGQRAELIDDQIYYMAPPSTQHQRMLSFLHLRIAQHILSKKGNCEIFPAPFAVFLNETDAKYVEPDLSVICDMNKLNDKGCKGAPDWIIEIVSPGSRRMDYAIKLFKYRSAGVREYWIVDLDKNRIMVHNFEHEDINEYTFSDMVKAGIYEDLSIDFSKLDI comes from the coding sequence ATGCCATTACCCAAAGAACACACGTACACTGTTGAAGATATTTACAACCTGTCGGAAGGGCAGCGGGCAGAATTGATTGACGACCAAATTTACTATATGGCACCACCCAGCACTCAGCATCAAAGAATGTTATCTTTTTTGCATTTGCGGATAGCCCAGCATATTCTCTCAAAGAAGGGAAACTGTGAGATATTTCCTGCACCTTTTGCTGTATTTCTTAATGAGACTGATGCCAAATATGTAGAACCGGACTTATCTGTTATCTGCGACATGAATAAACTTAATGATAAAGGCTGTAAGGGAGCACCGGACTGGATTATTGAGATTGTATCTCCAGGTAGCAGGCGCATGGATTATGCAATTAAATTGTTTAAATACCGTTCAGCCGGTGTTCGGGAATATTGGATTGTTGATCTCGACAAGAATAGAATTATGGTTCATAACTTCGAGCACGAAGATATTAATGAATACACTTTTTCCGATATGGTAAAAGCCGGAATCTATGAAGATTTGTCCATAGACTTTTCCAAGCTGGATATCTGA
- a CDS encoding helix-turn-helix domain-containing protein, with protein MGKILYSKLINLLEERGLTTYQIRKEKIISESTLQNIREGKRITTDSIAALCQALGCQPGDILEYVPDDDE; from the coding sequence ATGGGAAAAATTTTATATAGCAAATTGATAAACTTACTAGAAGAGCGTGGTTTAACAACTTATCAAATTCGCAAAGAGAAAATCATATCAGAAAGTACTCTGCAAAATATCCGAGAAGGCAAACGCATTACAACTGATTCTATTGCAGCCTTATGTCAAGCACTAGGCTGCCAGCCCGGCGATATACTGGAGTATGTACCAGATGATGATGAATAA
- a CDS encoding QueT transporter family protein has protein sequence MQSKKVLFISQAAMIAAIYVVLTVAFAPISYGTMQVRISEALTVLPLFTPAAVPGLFVGCMIANMIGGSILPDIIFGSLTTMAAAAISYKLRKHQYLVPLPPIILNTLVVPFILYYGYQVNLPIPLIMLGVGFGEVISCGILGTVLIKVLSRYAGRIFSLNRKMH, from the coding sequence ATGCAAAGCAAAAAGGTATTATTTATCTCACAGGCTGCCATGATTGCAGCAATCTATGTAGTTCTTACTGTAGCATTTGCCCCCATCAGTTATGGAACCATGCAGGTCCGAATATCAGAGGCCCTTACGGTACTTCCCCTGTTTACGCCGGCTGCCGTACCAGGACTTTTTGTCGGATGTATGATTGCCAATATGATAGGTGGTAGTATCTTGCCGGACATTATTTTCGGAAGCCTTACTACCATGGCCGCTGCGGCTATATCCTACAAATTAAGGAAACACCAGTATCTGGTTCCTCTTCCACCAATAATTCTTAATACACTGGTCGTCCCGTTCATCCTCTATTATGGATATCAGGTAAATCTTCCTATTCCCCTAATTATGCTTGGTGTTGGTTTTGGAGAGGTTATATCCTGTGGAATCCTGGGAACTGTTCTGATAAAAGTCCTGAGCAGATATGCCGGACGAATTTTCAGTCTTAACCGTAAAATGCATTAA
- a CDS encoding nitroreductase family protein: MNLYEAIFVRKSVRNYNMEGLNAQTLDKIRAHYTELTSLFGNIDTDIAILDNRKGQQKVLSFFSVKAPYYLAFYSEEAPRSLMNMGYMMEQMVLYMCSIGIGTCYIGSDRIKKTQLVKDGKNLVGIVAFGKSKGAHVRKQSEAKRLSLEELCIFKEIPRQWMNQILEAARLSPSSMNRQPWRFVVYDNRIHIFSKRHSVEQLKKWDEVNFGIMFANVMVVAEELWLDVDLIKLEDISQKNFPNNQYVLSAILKP, encoded by the coding sequence ATGAATTTATATGAGGCTATTTTTGTAAGAAAATCGGTGCGAAATTACAATATGGAAGGTCTGAATGCTCAGACTTTAGATAAAATCCGGGCACATTATACGGAATTGACCAGCCTTTTCGGGAACATCGACACAGATATTGCTATACTGGACAACCGCAAAGGACAACAGAAGGTTCTGAGTTTTTTTAGTGTGAAAGCACCCTATTATCTTGCTTTTTATTCGGAAGAGGCGCCAAGAAGCCTGATGAATATGGGATATATGATGGAGCAGATGGTGCTGTATATGTGCAGCATCGGGATAGGGACCTGTTATATAGGAAGCGATCGGATAAAGAAAACACAGCTTGTTAAGGATGGAAAAAACCTGGTAGGGATTGTTGCGTTTGGAAAAAGCAAAGGGGCGCACGTCAGAAAGCAGTCCGAGGCCAAGAGACTGAGTTTGGAAGAGTTATGTATATTTAAAGAAATCCCGAGGCAATGGATGAATCAGATTCTGGAAGCAGCCCGTCTGTCTCCGTCCAGTATGAACAGACAGCCCTGGCGTTTTGTTGTATATGATAATCGGATTCATATTTTTTCGAAGAGACATAGCGTAGAGCAGCTTAAGAAGTGGGACGAAGTGAATTTTGGAATTATGTTTGCGAATGTGATGGTAGTGGCAGAGGAGCTTTGGCTGGATGTGGATTTGATTAAACTGGAGGATATCTCACAGAAAAACTTTCCTAATAACCAATATGTGCTAAGTGCCATATTAAAACCGTGA
- a CDS encoding peptidoglycan recognition protein family protein: protein MAQKRKSYRRLSESYKKRRRVVYRNRVLLLLGIIFLAGAGVRVIKGRNPLQEIRGDEQVLAESPVDWRGAPAINVQLLTPNPYSRPQLKLSKVKGIVIHYTGNAGTSAQANHDYFESLKDGSGTSASSHFVVGLDGEVIQCIPSSEEAYASNTRNVDTLSIETCHPDETGKFNESTYNTLVQLTGWLCVQFDLKPDDVIRHYDVTGKICPKYFVEHEDAWQQFKEDVGNKMEEIREYYA from the coding sequence ATGGCACAGAAGAGAAAATCTTACAGGCGTCTGTCTGAATCCTATAAGAAACGCCGGCGTGTTGTCTATCGGAATCGGGTATTGCTGCTTCTTGGGATTATTTTCCTGGCCGGAGCCGGCGTGAGAGTAATTAAGGGGAGAAATCCTTTGCAGGAAATCCGGGGAGATGAACAGGTATTGGCAGAGTCCCCTGTAGACTGGAGAGGAGCTCCTGCTATTAATGTACAGCTTTTAACACCGAATCCATATTCCCGCCCTCAATTGAAATTATCAAAGGTGAAAGGGATTGTAATTCATTATACAGGGAATGCCGGAACGAGTGCACAGGCAAATCACGATTACTTCGAAAGCCTGAAAGATGGTTCAGGAACATCCGCCAGCAGCCATTTTGTCGTTGGGCTTGATGGGGAGGTTATTCAATGTATCCCAAGCAGTGAAGAGGCTTATGCGTCTAATACCAGAAATGTGGATACATTATCGATAGAAACCTGCCATCCGGATGAAACCGGAAAGTTTAATGAAAGTACGTACAACACTCTGGTTCAGCTGACCGGCTGGCTCTGTGTGCAATTTGATTTGAAGCCTGATGATGTAATCCGCCATTATGATGTGACGGGAAAGATATGCCCCAAATATTTTGTGGAACATGAGGATGCATGGCAGCAGTTTAAAGAAGATGTTGGAAATAAGATGGAAGAAATCAGGGAATACTATGCATAG
- the guaB gene encoding IMP dehydrogenase, which produces MGTIIGEGITFDDVLLVPQYSEVTPNLVDLSTWLTKSVKLNIPMMSAGMDTVTEHRMAIAMARQGGIGIIHKNMSIEQQADEVDKVKRSENGVITDPFFLSPEHTLEDANNLMSKFRISGVPITENGKLVGIITNRDLKFEEDFSRPIKECMTSEGLITAREGVTLEEAKRVLAKSRKEKLPIVDENFNLKGLITIKDIEKQIKYPLSAKDPLGRLLCGAAVGITSNVMERVDALVKAHVDVIVIDSAHGHSANIFHALKNIKSSYPDLQIVAGNVATAEATRDLIAAGADAVKVGIGPGSICTTRVVAGIGVPQVSAVMNCYEEARKTGTPIIADGGIKYSGDMTKAIAAGANVCMMGSIFAGCDESPGTFELFQGRKYKVYRGMGSIAAMENGSKDRYFQSDAKKLVPEGVEGRVAYKGLVEDTVFQLIGGLRSGMGYCGAGDIETLKETGKFVKISAASLKESHPHDIHITKEAPNYSVDE; this is translated from the coding sequence ATGGGAACGATTATTGGCGAAGGAATTACTTTTGATGATGTACTGCTTGTACCTCAGTATTCGGAAGTAACTCCAAATCTGGTAGATTTATCCACCTGGCTGACTAAAAGTGTAAAGCTGAATATTCCTATGATGAGCGCCGGTATGGACACCGTTACAGAGCACCGTATGGCTATTGCGATGGCCAGACAAGGTGGAATCGGCATCATCCATAAGAACATGAGTATAGAGCAGCAGGCGGATGAGGTAGATAAGGTAAAGCGTTCAGAGAATGGTGTAATCACCGATCCATTTTTCTTATCACCGGAGCATACGCTGGAGGATGCCAATAATCTGATGTCTAAATTCCGTATATCTGGTGTGCCGATTACTGAGAATGGAAAACTTGTTGGTATTATTACGAACCGTGATTTGAAATTTGAGGAGGATTTTTCAAGACCGATTAAAGAATGTATGACTTCAGAAGGGCTGATTACTGCAAGAGAAGGGGTTACATTAGAAGAGGCAAAGCGTGTCCTTGCAAAATCCAGAAAAGAAAAACTGCCTATTGTAGATGAGAATTTTAATTTAAAAGGTCTTATTACCATAAAGGATATTGAAAAGCAGATTAAGTATCCGCTGTCCGCCAAAGACCCATTAGGAAGGCTGCTTTGCGGAGCAGCTGTGGGGATTACCAGTAATGTCATGGAACGTGTGGATGCATTGGTGAAGGCACATGTGGATGTAATTGTCATCGATTCAGCGCATGGACATTCGGCCAATATCTTTCATGCTTTGAAAAATATAAAATCCTCCTATCCTGACTTACAGATTGTTGCGGGTAATGTTGCCACTGCGGAAGCCACCAGAGATTTAATCGCTGCAGGTGCAGATGCTGTTAAAGTAGGTATCGGTCCCGGTTCAATCTGTACAACCCGTGTAGTAGCAGGCATCGGTGTTCCTCAGGTTTCAGCTGTTATGAACTGTTATGAGGAAGCCAGAAAGACCGGAACACCGATTATAGCTGATGGCGGAATTAAGTATTCCGGGGATATGACAAAAGCGATTGCTGCCGGTGCGAATGTCTGCATGATGGGAAGTATATTCGCAGGGTGTGATGAGAGCCCGGGAACCTTTGAACTGTTTCAGGGCAGGAAGTATAAAGTATATCGCGGCATGGGTTCAATTGCTGCGATGGAAAACGGAAGTAAGGATCGATATTTTCAGTCAGATGCAAAGAAGCTGGTTCCTGAAGGTGTGGAAGGGCGTGTGGCATATAAAGGTCTTGTGGAAGATACTGTATTCCAGTTGATTGGCGGACTTCGTTCCGGTATGGGATATTGCGGTGCCGGGGATATTGAGACTTTGAAGGAGACGGGCAAGTTCGTCAAAATCTCGGCGGCTTCCCTAAAAGAATCTCATCCTCACGATATTCATATCACAAAAGAAGCTCCGAATTACAGTGTAGATGAATAA
- a CDS encoding DUF6106 family protein, protein MSDLYTEVMVEKKFTGKDMAVKVGLIFLTVLAAVAGLTIIPIALVVALALGIADYLIIPKLNVEYEYVYVNGELDIDKIYSKSKRKKGASFDLGKMEIMAPLNSHQLDSYRNNPNIKTIDYSSGMDNAKVYAVIVPGDKEMHRLLFEPDEVMIKDIRNRMPRKVFTD, encoded by the coding sequence ATGAGTGACTTGTATACCGAAGTAATGGTGGAGAAAAAGTTTACAGGAAAGGATATGGCTGTTAAGGTAGGGCTGATTTTTCTGACTGTGCTTGCGGCTGTGGCGGGTCTGACCATCATCCCCATTGCCCTGGTCGTGGCTTTGGCCTTGGGAATTGCAGATTATCTTATCATCCCGAAACTGAATGTGGAATATGAATATGTATATGTGAATGGTGAACTGGATATCGATAAAATATATTCCAAGTCCAAGAGGAAAAAAGGAGCCAGCTTTGATCTTGGCAAGATGGAGATTATGGCGCCGCTAAATTCCCACCAACTGGACTCCTATCGCAATAACCCCAATATTAAAACAATAGATTATTCCTCCGGAATGGATAATGCAAAGGTATATGCAGTGATTGTTCCGGGTGATAAAGAGATGCACAGACTGCTCTTTGAGCCCGACGAAGTGATGATTAAGGATATCAGGAACAGAATGCCGCGAAAGGTATTTACTGATTGA